In Apis cerana isolate GH-2021 linkage group LG5, AcerK_1.0, whole genome shotgun sequence, a single genomic region encodes these proteins:
- the LOC108001367 gene encoding WD repeat domain-containing protein 83 yields MEIDYKLLKEIDCKQGVIRAVRFSVDGAYCLTCGSDRKLKLWNPYKGVTLKTYEGHGNEVMDSSASCDSSQIVSCGLDKSVILWDVASGTPIRRLRGHVGPVNTVRFNEESSMIISGSRDNLVMLWDVRSKILEPVQCLNEAKDSISSVRISNHEILTASFDGKIRRYDIRVGEIYADYIGDAVICASFTRDGQCIVVSSADGIIRLIDKDSGELLGEFTGHVVNNLCLESNVDNQDTRVISGSADGKLWIWDLISQKVVAKLSGFKSTKHPMVSLSVHPQRNCFLATNGSNILMWTTST; encoded by the exons atggaaattgattataaacttttaaaagaaatagattGTAAGCAAGGAGTTATTAGAGCTGTACGATTTAGTG ttgATGGTGCTTATTGTTTAACTTGTGGATCTGacaggaaattaaaattatggaatCCTTATAAAGGTGTTACTTTAAAAACATATGAAGGACATGGAAATGAGGTAATGGATAGTAGTGCATCTTGTGATAGTAGTCAAATAGTGTCTTGTGGATTAGATAAATCAGTTATTCTTTGGGATGTAGCAAGTGGAACTCCAATACGCCGTTTAAGAGGTCATGTAGGTCCTGTTAATACTGtaag ATTTAACGAAGAATCATCTATGATTATTTCTGGATCAAGAGATAATTTGGTTATGTTATGGGATGTCCgttctaaaatattagaacCTGTACAATGTTTAAATGAAGCTAAGGATTCTATTTCTAGTGTTAGAATATCaaatcatgaaattttaacaGCTTCTTTTGATGGAAAAATACGCAGATATGATATTCGTGTAGGTGAAATATATGCAGATTACATAGGag atGCAGTAATATGTGCAAGTTTTACAAGAGATGGTCAATGTATAGTAGTTAGTTCTGCTGATGgtataattagattaatagATAAAGATTCAGGAGAATTACTTGGAGAATTTACAGGTCATGtggttaataatttatgcttAGAATCAAATGTTGATAATCAAGATACTCGTGTTATTTCTGGATCTGCAGATGGAAAATTATGGATATGGGATTTGATTTCTCAGAAAGTAGTTGCAAAACTTTCAGGATTTAAATCAACAAAACATCCTATGGTATCATTAAGTGTTCATCCacaaagaaattgttttttagcTACTAAtggatcaaatatattaatgtggaCTACATCaacataa
- the LOC108001267 gene encoding josephin-2 isoform X1, whose product MVASTATDMTGSIYHERQVKELCALHALNNLFQERRFSKQELDQICYSLSPDVWINPHKSLLGLGNYDINVIMAALQRRGHEAVWFDKRRNFFRDPKCLCLDNIEGFILNVPTEYKLGFVLLPLKRRHWIALKKIHGAFYNLDSKLDSPQLIGKENDLLRYLKDQIDSKEKELFLVVSKEIDNNQGWLINTYANKEGINHDTDIMYIEDGYTGIDLKKEESTEMNKNEKSLYDKNSR is encoded by the exons ATGGTTGCGAGTACAGCAACTGATATGACTGGATCCATATATCATGAAAGACAA gTAAAAGAGCTTTGTGCATTACAtgcattaaacaatttatttcaagaaagaCGATTTAGTAAACAAGAATTAGATCAAATTTGTTATAGTTTAAGTCCAGATGTGTGGATTAATCCccataaatcattattaggTCTTggtaattatgatattaatgttattatggCAGCATTACAACGAAGAGGACATGAAGCAGTTTGGTTTGATAAACGCAG gaaTTTTTTCAGAGACCCCAAATGTCTATGTTTAGATAATATTGAaggttttatattaaatgtaccTACAGAATATAAATTGGGATTTGTATTACTTCCTTTGAAAAGACGACATTGGATTGCCCTGAAGAAAATTCATGGTGCCTTTTATAATCTTGATTCAAAACTTGATTCTCCTCAACTTATTGGAAag GAAAATGATTTACTTAGATATCTAAAGGACCAAATAGATAGTAAAGAAAAGGAACTATTTCTTGTCGTatcaaaagaaatagataataatcaaGGATggttaataaatacatatgcaAATAAGGAAGGAATTAATCACGATACTGATATCATGTATATTGAAGATGGATATACAggaattgatttgaaaaaagaagaatccacagaaatgaataaaaatgaaaaatcattatatgataaaaattctaggtaa
- the LOC108001267 gene encoding josephin-2 isoform X2, protein MVASTATDMTGSIYHERQVKELCALHALNNLFQERRFSKQELDQICYSLSPDVWINPHKSLLGLGNYDINVIMAALQRRGHEAVWFDKRRDPKCLCLDNIEGFILNVPTEYKLGFVLLPLKRRHWIALKKIHGAFYNLDSKLDSPQLIGKENDLLRYLKDQIDSKEKELFLVVSKEIDNNQGWLINTYANKEGINHDTDIMYIEDGYTGIDLKKEESTEMNKNEKSLYDKNSR, encoded by the exons ATGGTTGCGAGTACAGCAACTGATATGACTGGATCCATATATCATGAAAGACAA gTAAAAGAGCTTTGTGCATTACAtgcattaaacaatttatttcaagaaagaCGATTTAGTAAACAAGAATTAGATCAAATTTGTTATAGTTTAAGTCCAGATGTGTGGATTAATCCccataaatcattattaggTCTTggtaattatgatattaatgttattatggCAGCATTACAACGAAGAGGACATGAAGCAGTTTGGTTTGATAAACGCAG AGACCCCAAATGTCTATGTTTAGATAATATTGAaggttttatattaaatgtaccTACAGAATATAAATTGGGATTTGTATTACTTCCTTTGAAAAGACGACATTGGATTGCCCTGAAGAAAATTCATGGTGCCTTTTATAATCTTGATTCAAAACTTGATTCTCCTCAACTTATTGGAAag GAAAATGATTTACTTAGATATCTAAAGGACCAAATAGATAGTAAAGAAAAGGAACTATTTCTTGTCGTatcaaaagaaatagataataatcaaGGATggttaataaatacatatgcaAATAAGGAAGGAATTAATCACGATACTGATATCATGTATATTGAAGATGGATATACAggaattgatttgaaaaaagaagaatccacagaaatgaataaaaatgaaaaatcattatatgataaaaattctaggtaa